The Caballeronia sp. TF1N1 genome includes a window with the following:
- a CDS encoding phosphocholine-specific phospholipase C, whose product MTKNRREFLRTAMEAAGAAAALNVMPLGIRQALAIPANQRHGSIEDIEHIVVLMQENRSFDHYFGTLRGVRGFGDKAAVTLPNGKPVYHQPIAAGAGEVLPFHPGASNLGLQFLQDLPHDWVSGQGAFHNGLYDQWVPYKGTTTMAHLRRDDIPFHYQLADAFTICDAYHCSTNTSTDPNRYYMWTGYVGNDGTGGGPVVDNAEAGYGWSTFPEVLERAGISWKVYQDQGTGLDSKGSWGWTDDAYIGNYGDNSLLYFTQYQNAQPGNPLYEKARRGTNAAAGDDYFSILKNDVQSGSLPQVSWIVAPEAFSEHPNWPANYGAWYIDQVLQVLTSNPEVWSKTALLINYDENDGFFDHIVPPFPPSSNANGLSTVDTSLEIFPGSAKYASGPYGLGARVPMLVVSPWSRGGWVCSETFDHTSVIRFIQKRFGRAHGLAEPNISPWRRAICGDLTSAFDFRNPNSKLPTLPATTSYVPPDKARHPDYVPLPPVDQRLPVQEPGVRPSRALPYELFVRSKPDASKGAVSFDFINTGDAGAVFLLYRNASTAVPHTYTVEAHKRLSDRIDANADGSFDFVVHGPNGFLRRVAGKAKAQHGGWWSHDDAAPEVAEGYDVANGNLQLRLENKGSGACTFSIVNAYDAAKTITKRVRGGDTAQLYLDLRSAHGWYDIEVKVDTDSAFLRRCAGHVETGKDSLSDPALGG is encoded by the coding sequence ATGACGAAGAACCGACGTGAATTTCTGCGCACGGCGATGGAGGCCGCAGGCGCAGCGGCAGCGCTCAACGTAATGCCGCTCGGCATTCGCCAGGCGCTTGCCATTCCAGCGAATCAGCGACATGGCTCGATCGAGGATATCGAGCATATCGTCGTGTTGATGCAGGAGAACCGCTCGTTCGATCATTACTTCGGAACCTTGCGCGGCGTGCGCGGATTCGGCGATAAAGCCGCCGTCACGCTGCCGAACGGCAAGCCGGTTTATCACCAGCCTATCGCGGCGGGTGCGGGCGAAGTACTGCCGTTTCATCCGGGCGCATCGAATCTCGGCTTGCAGTTTCTGCAGGACTTGCCGCATGACTGGGTAAGCGGACAGGGCGCGTTCCATAACGGTCTTTACGATCAGTGGGTGCCATACAAGGGCACGACGACGATGGCGCATCTGCGTCGCGACGACATCCCGTTCCACTATCAACTCGCCGACGCCTTCACGATCTGCGACGCGTATCACTGCTCGACGAATACATCCACCGATCCGAATCGCTATTACATGTGGACCGGTTATGTGGGCAACGACGGCACGGGCGGCGGGCCGGTGGTCGATAACGCAGAAGCGGGCTACGGCTGGTCCACGTTTCCCGAAGTGTTGGAACGTGCGGGCATCTCGTGGAAGGTCTATCAGGATCAGGGCACGGGACTGGATTCGAAAGGTTCGTGGGGCTGGACCGACGACGCCTATATCGGCAACTACGGCGACAACTCGCTTCTCTACTTCACGCAATATCAGAACGCGCAGCCCGGCAATCCGCTCTATGAAAAGGCGCGGCGCGGCACGAATGCCGCCGCGGGTGACGACTATTTCTCCATTCTGAAAAACGACGTGCAGAGCGGCTCGCTGCCGCAAGTCTCGTGGATCGTCGCGCCCGAAGCCTTCTCCGAGCATCCGAATTGGCCCGCGAACTATGGTGCGTGGTACATCGATCAAGTGCTGCAAGTGCTGACGTCGAATCCGGAGGTGTGGAGCAAGACGGCGCTGCTCATCAACTACGACGAGAACGATGGTTTCTTCGACCATATCGTCCCGCCGTTCCCGCCTTCATCGAACGCGAACGGTCTTTCCACTGTCGATACGAGTCTCGAGATTTTCCCCGGCAGCGCGAAGTATGCGAGCGGCCCGTATGGCCTCGGCGCACGCGTGCCGATGCTCGTCGTCTCGCCGTGGTCCAGAGGTGGCTGGGTGTGTTCGGAGACGTTCGACCATACGTCGGTGATCCGCTTCATTCAGAAGCGCTTCGGCCGCGCGCATGGACTGGCCGAGCCGAATATCTCGCCGTGGCGTCGCGCGATTTGCGGCGATCTGACCTCCGCGTTCGACTTCCGTAATCCCAACAGCAAGCTGCCGACGCTGCCTGCCACGACCTCTTACGTTCCGCCCGACAAGGCGCGTCATCCGGATTACGTGCCGCTGCCGCCCGTCGATCAGAGACTGCCCGTGCAAGAGCCCGGCGTGCGTCCGTCGCGTGCATTGCCTTACGAATTGTTCGTGCGCTCGAAGCCGGATGCATCGAAGGGCGCGGTGTCGTTCGACTTCATCAACACGGGCGATGCAGGCGCGGTCTTTTTGCTGTATCGCAATGCCAGTACTGCTGTTCCGCACACTTACACGGTCGAAGCGCACAAGCGCCTGTCGGATCGTATCGATGCAAACGCGGATGGCAGCTTCGACTTCGTCGTGCATGGGCCGAACGGTTTCTTGCGCCGTGTCGCGGGCAAGGCGAAGGCGCAACATGGCGGCTGGTGGTCGCACGATGACGCCGCGCCGGAAGTCGCGGAAGGCTACGACGTCGCTAACGGCAACCTGCAATTGAGGCTGGAAAACAAGGGCTCGGGCGCGTGCACCTTCAGTATCGTGAATGCCTACGATGCCGCGAAGACCATCACCAAGCGTGTGCGAGGCGGCGACACCGCGCAGCTGTATCTCGACTTGCGCAGCGCGCACGGCTGGTACGACATCGAGGTCAAGGTGGACACGGACAGCGCCTTTCTGCGCCGTTGTGCGGGCCACGTCGAAACGGGCAAGGACAGCCTGAGCGATCCGGCACTGGGCGGCTGA
- a CDS encoding lipopolysaccharide biosynthesis protein, giving the protein MKKLTSLPVFPYFATPKATVIAAAVATSLLLAACGGSSDSAVDAATGKSASELKATSKAANNGSIFYGMNGHNNGGGAYDASSPQQQLSQLQDLGAKIYRNEVYNQASATKLAGIAKTMADGGVTVYPVMMMGIDFNSEDDAYNAAFTLGQQTANAYHYPYYEISNELEANTLNGNVDGVFWQQYNNHQYQVARGVIRGLIAGVRSVDSGGQIVLGGTWLHYSFYQMLADGSQPDGTWGHPTVSWDITAWHWYSNEGDITNACGGTGCHDVLAVLHNMGKPIWINEFGVRPNYGSDQQIASYLTGNDMMAQFVSVASKYNIQSIQAYELYDDSEGNYGMLQADGKTQKDAYWAYRSFVQSNPR; this is encoded by the coding sequence ATGAAGAAACTTACATCGCTTCCGGTTTTTCCTTACTTCGCCACGCCTAAGGCCACGGTTATCGCTGCAGCCGTCGCGACGAGCCTGTTGCTCGCGGCATGCGGCGGCAGCAGCGACAGCGCGGTGGATGCCGCCACGGGCAAGAGCGCGTCCGAGCTCAAAGCCACGTCGAAAGCCGCGAACAATGGCTCTATTTTCTACGGCATGAACGGCCACAACAACGGCGGCGGCGCCTACGACGCATCCAGCCCCCAGCAACAGTTGTCGCAATTGCAGGATTTGGGCGCGAAGATTTATCGCAACGAGGTGTACAACCAGGCATCCGCGACGAAGCTCGCCGGCATTGCAAAGACGATGGCCGACGGCGGCGTGACGGTGTATCCCGTGATGATGATGGGTATCGACTTCAACAGCGAAGACGACGCCTACAACGCCGCGTTCACGCTCGGCCAGCAAACGGCCAACGCGTATCACTACCCGTACTACGAGATCTCCAACGAACTCGAAGCCAATACGCTGAATGGCAACGTCGACGGCGTTTTCTGGCAGCAGTACAACAACCACCAGTATCAGGTTGCACGCGGTGTCATTCGCGGCCTGATTGCGGGCGTGCGCTCGGTGGATAGCGGCGGACAGATCGTGCTTGGCGGAACGTGGCTGCACTACTCGTTCTACCAGATGCTTGCGGACGGCTCGCAGCCTGACGGCACATGGGGCCATCCGACAGTCAGCTGGGACATCACCGCATGGCACTGGTATTCGAACGAAGGCGACATCACGAACGCATGCGGCGGCACGGGCTGTCACGATGTGCTCGCCGTGCTTCACAACATGGGCAAACCGATCTGGATCAACGAGTTTGGCGTGCGTCCGAACTATGGCTCGGATCAGCAGATCGCGTCGTATCTGACGGGCAACGACATGATGGCGCAGTTCGTAAGCGTAGCGTCGAAGTACAACATCCAGTCTATCCAGGCGTACGAGCTATACGACGACAGCGAAGGCAACTACGGCATGCTGCAAGCGGACGGCAAGACGCAGAAGGACGCGTACTGGGCCTACCGGAGCTTCGTGCAGAGCAACCCGAGGTGA
- a CDS encoding NUDIX domain-containing protein encodes MRVRATVLVVRHDAVLLVRQRGGPWYLPGGEVRHNELVMAAAIRELHEGTGAEASAAAFMWQHVSAQHLHHVFRVAIPADARLFTNPGQGVDEVRWVNIPLLHTMPVTPGTKAILARAAGINGSVGRAPPWANKGFGADRPADF; translated from the coding sequence ATGAGGGTTCGCGCAACTGTGCTGGTGGTTCGCCATGACGCGGTGTTGCTCGTCAGGCAACGCGGTGGCCCGTGGTATCTGCCGGGCGGTGAAGTAAGGCATAACGAGTTGGTGATGGCCGCGGCGATCCGCGAACTGCACGAGGGAACCGGCGCCGAGGCGAGCGCGGCGGCCTTTATGTGGCAGCACGTATCCGCGCAGCATCTGCATCATGTTTTTCGCGTCGCCATTCCAGCGGATGCTCGGCTGTTCACGAATCCGGGGCAGGGCGTCGACGAGGTGCGCTGGGTCAACATCCCCCTGCTGCACACCATGCCGGTTACGCCCGGCACCAAGGCGATCCTTGCACGCGCCGCCGGTATCAACGGCAGCGTGGGCCGTGCACCGCCGTGGGCGAACAAGGGTTTCGGCGCGGACAGACCGGCCGACTTCTGA
- a CDS encoding response regulator encodes MFKPILLVEDNPNDLELTLLAPAKTHLANDIVVARDGQEGLDYLLGNGEWRERVPGNPAVILLDLKLPKIDGLELLQLIRANASLKTIPVVMLTSSREERDLIRSYELGVNAYVVKPVELAEFFRAISDLGMFWAVLNETPPGSPRREP; translated from the coding sequence ATGTTCAAGCCGATCCTGCTCGTCGAGGACAACCCGAACGATCTCGAACTCACGCTGCTTGCGCCTGCAAAGACGCATCTCGCCAACGACATTGTGGTGGCGCGTGACGGCCAGGAAGGCCTCGACTATCTTCTTGGCAATGGCGAGTGGCGCGAACGCGTGCCGGGCAATCCCGCCGTCATCCTGCTCGATCTGAAGCTGCCGAAAATCGACGGACTCGAATTGCTGCAGTTGATCCGCGCGAACGCGTCGCTGAAAACCATTCCCGTCGTCATGCTGACTTCGTCGCGCGAAGAACGCGATCTCATCCGCAGCTATGAACTCGGCGTGAACGCCTACGTCGTGAAGCCGGTCGAGCTTGCCGAGTTCTTCCGCGCGATCAGCGATCTGGGGATGTTCTGGGCCGTGCTCAACGAGACGCCGCCCGGTTCTCCCCGCCGCGAACCATAA
- a CDS encoding DUF3613 domain-containing protein encodes MRPDLLFNADIQKMKRLIFSLIGAALVTNAGAVFSEEQEARIGDAASAWFAMQAQGSASAPYEPMLGVEASAARARYLKTFEKEIPDRFGSTVKDSSASNGGG; translated from the coding sequence GTGCGTCCGGATCTTCTGTTTAACGCGGATATTCAAAAAATGAAACGGCTTATATTCAGCTTGATTGGCGCTGCGCTGGTAACGAACGCGGGCGCTGTCTTTTCGGAAGAGCAAGAAGCGAGAATCGGCGATGCCGCCAGCGCGTGGTTTGCCATGCAGGCGCAGGGAAGCGCGTCGGCACCATATGAACCGATGCTCGGTGTCGAGGCGAGCGCCGCCCGTGCGCGCTACCTCAAAACCTTCGAAAAAGAGATTCCAGATCGGTTCGGATCGACGGTGAAAGACAGCAGCGCGTCGAACGGCGGAGGTTGA
- a CDS encoding Flp family type IVb pilin: MTHFFKRYLKDTRGITAIEYGLIAGVLALGIMTAVGGLAGQLETTFNSITAKLATVH; this comes from the coding sequence ATGACGCACTTCTTCAAGCGCTATCTCAAGGATACGCGCGGCATTACCGCCATCGAATACGGCTTGATCGCCGGCGTACTTGCGCTTGGCATCATGACCGCTGTCGGCGGCCTTGCCGGTCAACTCGAGACCACTTTCAACAGCATCACGGCCAAGCTAGCGACCGTCCATTAA
- a CDS encoding collagen-like triple helix repeat-containing protein translates to MKTSSLKGETIRMTGAAAAVALLLALSACGGSGSVNKSTGGAASHPAATASTDGTQQEHPTTGARDTSTASNTDANATTIEASAGGTVGATVKTGTGGGNGGGGNGNGGGGNGGGGGGGGNGGNGGTPTVTPQPVAQVVDKASNIVTAAGETVTGLGTAVGGAKVPGLSDGTTKNLGGVVQNVGAAVSTLGDGVGNGIGSLGSNPNAVGTTVTSVGGVVQKLGDAVTSGGSAVTGLGSGPLAPLAAITTPVGALTSGVGGVVSQTGGSLTAALSSAPVQQLTTQATTAIAPITSMIGTATQTVGTATGVGAPAAGLLTALGSNLAAGGQKLTASSNPVTSGTGTLVSAVGTTVATTGTLVGGKPATTLGTSLGNTVTGVTTATGTTPVAGVVSGVVSTVAGTVNTVTSSPATTSLLAPVTTVVSTVLAPVTSGVRTAPATTTAPAAAATTTTATVTAGVGATASTGSTNGGVVGGLLTGVTTTLGGALGGLRR, encoded by the coding sequence ATGAAGACATCCAGTCTCAAAGGCGAAACCATTCGCATGACCGGGGCAGCCGCGGCCGTGGCCCTGCTTCTGGCGTTGAGCGCCTGCGGGGGCTCGGGCTCGGTCAACAAATCGACGGGCGGGGCAGCCAGCCATCCGGCTGCCACCGCTTCGACCGACGGCACGCAGCAGGAGCATCCCACGACGGGCGCACGCGATACCAGCACCGCGTCGAACACCGACGCAAACGCCACGACAATCGAAGCCAGCGCAGGCGGTACTGTCGGCGCGACGGTCAAGACCGGTACGGGCGGCGGTAACGGCGGTGGCGGTAACGGTAACGGCGGTGGTGGTAACGGCGGCGGAGGCGGTGGCGGCGGCAATGGTGGCAACGGCGGCACGCCCACCGTCACGCCGCAGCCGGTCGCGCAAGTGGTCGACAAGGCTAGCAACATCGTGACCGCCGCAGGCGAAACCGTCACCGGTCTCGGCACGGCTGTTGGCGGTGCAAAAGTGCCCGGCCTCTCCGACGGCACCACCAAGAACCTCGGCGGCGTCGTGCAAAACGTGGGCGCGGCGGTCTCGACGCTCGGCGACGGCGTGGGCAATGGCATCGGCTCGCTTGGCTCCAACCCGAACGCAGTCGGCACGACCGTGACGAGCGTCGGCGGCGTGGTGCAAAAACTCGGCGATGCCGTCACGAGCGGCGGAAGCGCCGTCACGGGCCTCGGCAGCGGCCCGCTTGCTCCGCTCGCCGCCATCACGACGCCCGTTGGCGCGCTCACGAGCGGTGTCGGCGGCGTGGTCTCGCAAACCGGCGGCAGTCTGACGGCCGCGTTGTCCAGCGCACCTGTCCAGCAACTGACGACGCAAGCGACGACCGCCATCGCTCCGATCACCTCGATGATCGGCACCGCGACGCAGACCGTCGGCACGGCAACCGGTGTCGGCGCACCTGCCGCTGGTCTTTTGACTGCGCTCGGTTCGAACCTCGCCGCGGGCGGCCAGAAGCTGACCGCGAGCTCGAATCCGGTCACGTCCGGCACGGGCACGCTGGTTTCGGCTGTCGGCACGACGGTCGCGACCACGGGCACGCTCGTCGGCGGCAAACCGGCAACGACGCTCGGCACTTCGCTTGGCAACACCGTCACCGGCGTGACGACTGCAACCGGCACCACACCGGTCGCGGGCGTCGTGAGCGGTGTCGTATCCACCGTGGCGGGCACCGTCAACACCGTGACGTCATCGCCTGCGACGACCTCGCTGCTGGCTCCGGTCACGACCGTGGTCAGCACGGTGCTCGCGCCGGTCACGAGCGGCGTAAGAACCGCGCCCGCGACGACGACCGCGCCCGCAGCCGCCGCCACGACCACGACGGCAACTGTCACTGCTGGCGTGGGCGCAACGGCGAGCACGGGTTCGACCAACGGCGGCGTCGTGGGCGGCCTGCTGACGGGCGTCACCACGACGCTCGGCGGCGCGCTCGGCGGCCTGCGTCGCTAA
- a CDS encoding ShlB/FhaC/HecB family hemolysin secretion/activation protein, with amino-acid sequence MGTEMGTWKTTALVAALAMTQIAHAQTPAAAPRSSVGSNPLDALPQVNAPARPPSVEVEVKAPQQQLQELLARHITPSSIQIEGVKSIPFDEVAKRFTSFVGTDITIGQLVETANGVTALYKERGYALSFAFVPAQTFEKGVVRVTIVEGYVSDIKIKGEPGNLEKRIRAIAERIAADRPLRQATFERYINVLGMILGAKIDATVAPPQNTNGATTMELNVTRKRFNVSTGIDVNHPGLQGIFSATENGLLGLGESITASALAPKGRNDSTYYGINAMAPVGSDGFAMKVDASHYYGHPVDNPGLPSYIERTVVNDKLALSAIYPFILSNSKSLLGTATVYATHDEDRLKNMIVAGNPQLTQRSQIRVAQLSLDYTGIQTGVTRRVNVQIAKAFDVLGASKTAESNIVGLQLQNPVSLTFLRTGATYTQTNDWPFKIGTVVAMTGQFSPDTLPTSEQISFGAQRFALGYQPGEVSGDSGWGASFEVNRPLPLEWAYLKSLTPYASVDMARIFLHGGTPTPRRLSSVGIGFRISDAKHYNIDLSVARAIGDAPIESSSRSPRVNATFSYQLN; translated from the coding sequence ATCGGAACTGAAATGGGTACCTGGAAAACGACCGCACTCGTGGCCGCACTCGCAATGACGCAGATTGCGCACGCCCAGACACCGGCCGCCGCGCCGCGCTCGAGCGTCGGCAGCAACCCGCTCGACGCTTTACCGCAAGTGAACGCTCCGGCGCGACCGCCCTCGGTCGAAGTCGAAGTCAAGGCGCCGCAACAACAGCTTCAGGAGCTGCTCGCACGGCACATCACGCCATCGTCGATTCAGATCGAAGGCGTGAAGTCGATTCCCTTCGATGAAGTCGCCAAACGTTTCACGTCGTTCGTGGGCACCGACATCACCATCGGGCAACTGGTGGAAACCGCGAACGGCGTGACCGCGCTCTACAAGGAACGCGGCTACGCACTCTCGTTCGCGTTCGTGCCGGCGCAGACCTTCGAGAAAGGCGTCGTGCGCGTGACGATCGTCGAGGGCTACGTATCGGACATCAAGATCAAGGGCGAGCCCGGCAATCTCGAGAAGCGCATTCGTGCGATCGCAGAGCGCATTGCCGCCGACCGTCCCTTGCGTCAAGCCACTTTCGAGCGCTATATCAACGTGCTCGGCATGATTCTCGGCGCGAAGATCGATGCCACCGTCGCGCCGCCGCAGAACACCAACGGCGCCACGACGATGGAGCTCAACGTCACGCGCAAGCGCTTCAACGTGAGCACGGGTATCGACGTGAATCATCCGGGGCTGCAGGGCATTTTCAGTGCGACGGAGAACGGGCTGCTGGGACTCGGCGAATCGATCACGGCATCCGCGCTCGCACCGAAGGGCCGCAACGATTCGACTTACTACGGCATCAATGCGATGGCGCCCGTCGGTTCCGACGGCTTCGCAATGAAAGTCGATGCCTCGCATTACTACGGCCATCCAGTCGATAACCCCGGCCTGCCTTCGTATATCGAGCGCACCGTGGTGAACGACAAGCTCGCGCTGTCGGCAATCTATCCGTTCATTTTGAGCAACTCGAAGAGTCTGCTCGGCACGGCGACCGTGTATGCCACGCATGACGAAGACCGCTTGAAGAACATGATTGTCGCGGGCAATCCGCAACTTACGCAACGTTCGCAAATTCGCGTCGCGCAGTTGTCGCTCGACTACACCGGCATTCAGACAGGCGTCACGCGTCGTGTGAATGTTCAGATAGCGAAGGCATTCGATGTGCTCGGCGCATCGAAGACGGCGGAAAGCAACATCGTCGGCCTGCAACTGCAGAACCCGGTTTCGCTGACCTTCCTGCGCACGGGCGCCACCTACACGCAGACCAACGACTGGCCGTTCAAGATCGGCACGGTGGTCGCCATGACGGGGCAGTTCTCGCCAGATACCTTGCCGACCTCCGAACAGATTTCGTTCGGTGCACAGCGCTTCGCGCTGGGCTATCAACCGGGCGAAGTGTCAGGCGATTCGGGCTGGGGCGCGTCCTTCGAAGTGAACCGGCCGCTGCCGCTCGAATGGGCGTATTTGAAATCGCTCACGCCGTATGCATCCGTCGACATGGCGCGCATCTTCCTGCATGGCGGTACGCCGACGCCGCGTCGCTTGTCTTCGGTGGGCATCGGCTTCCGCATTTCGGATGCGAAGCACTACAACATCGACCTCTCGGTGGCGCGTGCCATAGGCGATGCGCCCATCGAAAGTTCATCGCGTAGTCCGCGTGTCAACGCGACATTCTCGTACCAGTTGAATTGA
- a CDS encoding TadE/TadG family type IV pilus assembly protein, with translation MNDTTIRNTHDESTASRFVPRFARDEEGATALEFAIVFPLFFLIFYAIVTYSLIFVAQQSLTLSAEEGARAALRYQRGATTAAQALDLRTAATCTTANGLKNWLGSASTCTASRAPCTYDTTMQCVAVALSYDYASNPLVPTLPLLSLALPAKLTANASVQLNPDSVL, from the coding sequence ATGAACGACACCACGATCCGAAACACGCACGACGAATCGACTGCAAGTCGCTTCGTGCCGCGTTTCGCGCGTGATGAAGAAGGCGCCACGGCCCTCGAATTCGCGATCGTGTTTCCGCTCTTCTTTCTCATCTTCTACGCGATCGTCACCTATAGCCTCATCTTCGTCGCGCAGCAGTCGCTCACGCTCTCGGCGGAAGAAGGTGCGCGCGCCGCGTTGCGTTATCAGCGTGGCGCGACCACCGCGGCGCAAGCGCTCGATCTACGCACAGCTGCAACCTGCACCACGGCTAACGGCCTGAAGAACTGGCTCGGCTCTGCATCGACGTGTACGGCAAGCCGCGCGCCGTGTACCTACGACACGACGATGCAATGCGTCGCCGTCGCGCTGTCTTACGACTACGCATCGAATCCGCTCGTACCGACGCTGCCGCTTTTATCGCTAGCGTTGCCGGCGAAACTCACGGCGAACGCGAGCGTGCAACTCAATCCCGACAGCGTGCTTTGA
- the cpaB gene encoding Flp pilus assembly protein CpaB: protein MANVSRIIAIALFALAALLGLYAVTLTRAAPAPRAPLVMPAGSPAVTVIVAAHDLLPGKALTADDLTMQTQAVLPTGSFSSASILLGRVPVVRVPAGGALTDGVLAGGLTAAIEPGERAIAIRVDESNAVNNLVKPGDAVDVFVVLKRDSVTDGEIPASHARLLLSKVRVLGFGDSVIAGDAATNAANATNATNHATAARTAVLGVRVDDIDTLTLAENSGRLLLALRNPADTASTDSQARNASALSPIARAEAGVSLATLSGGTSRPAPPVSAMLAAAPMLPPLPAALATGGAVASRKVASASGIEVIRGSHSETVSNP, encoded by the coding sequence ATGGCCAACGTTTCCCGCATCATTGCAATCGCGCTGTTCGCGCTGGCTGCACTGCTCGGCCTCTATGCCGTCACGTTGACGCGCGCCGCGCCCGCGCCACGCGCGCCACTCGTCATGCCGGCCGGTTCGCCCGCGGTGACGGTGATCGTCGCGGCGCACGATCTCTTGCCAGGCAAGGCGCTCACCGCCGACGATCTCACCATGCAGACGCAAGCCGTTCTGCCCACGGGCTCATTTAGTTCGGCATCCATATTGCTCGGCCGTGTGCCGGTTGTACGCGTTCCGGCTGGCGGCGCGTTGACCGACGGTGTGCTCGCGGGCGGACTCACGGCGGCTATCGAACCGGGCGAGCGTGCAATCGCGATTCGCGTCGACGAATCGAACGCGGTGAACAATCTCGTGAAGCCGGGCGATGCCGTCGATGTCTTCGTCGTGCTCAAGCGCGATTCCGTGACGGACGGAGAAATCCCCGCGAGCCACGCACGCTTGCTGCTTTCGAAAGTGCGCGTGCTCGGCTTTGGCGACAGCGTCATCGCGGGCGATGCGGCCACTAATGCCGCTAACGCCACCAACGCAACGAACCATGCAACGGCCGCGCGTACCGCCGTGCTCGGTGTGCGCGTCGACGACATCGACACGCTCACGCTTGCAGAAAACAGCGGCCGTCTCTTGCTCGCGCTGCGTAATCCCGCCGATACGGCCAGCACGGACTCGCAGGCACGCAATGCATCCGCTCTGTCGCCGATAGCGCGCGCCGAGGCGGGCGTCTCGCTCGCGACACTTTCGGGCGGCACATCGCGCCCTGCGCCACCAGTTTCCGCGATGCTCGCCGCCGCGCCGATGCTCCCGCCGCTTCCCGCCGCGCTCGCAACCGGCGGTGCAGTTGCGTCGCGCAAGGTCGCGTCGGCGAGCGGCATCGAAGTCATTCGCGGCTCGCATAGCGAAACCGTGTCGAACCCCTGA